The genomic window AAATAAAATGGGGAACTCATGCAAGAACTGTGCTGGATGTTGGATGTGGTGTTGCCAGCTTTGGTGGATACTTGCTTGACAGGAATGTCATTACTATGTCTATTGCCCCAAAAGACGAGCATGAAGCTCAGATACAATTTGCTCTAGAGCGGGGAATTCCGGCATTTTTGGCAGTGATTGGAACACAAAAACTTCCCTTCCCTGACAATTCATTTGATGTGATCCATTGTGCACGGTGTAGGGTCCACTGGTATGCTGATGGCAAGTACTTTGAACCATTCCTGCTATTTATCTTGTGTAGTTTTGCTACTATTTATTTTCAAGGTTCAGTATTTGCGGAGGAAAGGAATCTGCTCCCAGGATCATATGATCCCATGTTTGGTTttgtgtaattcaaaaaaaaatcatggatATAAAACATGTTAGAATATGTGTCATGCAATTCCTGTGTAAAAACATTATTACATATGTACTCTacaaaaatatactccctctgtaaagaaatactcCCTCTACAAACATGTTAGAATATGTGTcatactcttatatttctttacagagggactAGTAGTCAATACACATCTTATGTAATTTAAgtctgttttttttttcattttgcagTGCATGTATTATCATTATTTTGCACAAATTATTGCATTTGCACATATCTTTATGTGCTCTAAATATATGAATTgcttgattatttttgaagtgcaAATAAAAATGGGCTCCATATGATTCCAGGAGCATCAAATCCACCTCTTTTGCCCGCTTTGCTTTCTTTAGTTGGTAGCTTGGTGCAAGCATTTTTAATTTACAATTTTACTACCTTGGGGCATACAGGTGGAAAACCATTGTTGGAGCTCAATAGAGTACTCAGGCCTGGAGGATATTACATCTGGTCTGCGACGCCAGTCTATCGACGTGGCAAGAGAGATGAAGATGACTGGAATGGTTAAGCTCTATCTTTTCCCGTCATAATGATTGTTATCAACATAAATTTTCAGCCTACTATTAGTATTGAACAAATTATGCATGTTTACTGAACTGGAGATAATTTGTCTCTGACAAGGTTTCATGATCTCTAAGCATATATAATAGCACCATATACAAAAATTATGATCTCGTGTATACTTTCATTTTGTTATATCAACATGCAAAACTGTTTTTTACCGTCTAACTAAGAACATGAATCCATAAAAACAGTGGACAGGCAATGAGGTAGCTGTGTCAGTTGATGTAGTTCATTAGTTAATTCATTGGTATGaaaattatgttcattatgcttgAACCTATACAAGACATATAAATGCTAATCATCTTTTCAGTTAGACAAGTGGTAAGTGGTAAGACTTTTAAAAAATCGGACATCATTTCCACTAAGGTTAATAAAACAGGTTTGCATTACTACCTAGGAGCTAAATTATTTGTCCTTAGGCCAACAACCCTGTCTATTTTGCATCCATCGTATGATTTGCGGTGATCAACTTCTTGCTAATTCGATGTGTTCAACTTCTGGCAGCAATGGTTACTCTGACCAAATCAATCTGCTGGAGGACCGTTGTAAAATCAAAGGATGTTAATAGGATTGGAGTTGTTATTTACCAAAAGCCAACCTCAAATTCTTGCTACACTGAGAGGAAAAATAATGAACCACCTCTATGCTCTGGGAGCAATGGCCACTCTCCATGGTACATTTTCTTCGGATGACCTTTGGTTCATATAATGTCACATGCAGTTCAGGCTTGTAATATATGCTAGTCTTATACTAGTTACCAGTGGTTAGGATCATTTGTCGGATGGATTGCTGCATTGGTGGGCCATATATGATTTGTGCCATGTGAAAGTAACTGGCTATGGAGATATAGGCATCAGATAATATTTATGGTAATGTTCTTTTATGCCAGTGATATAATAAATACTAATGTTCTAATGTATCCTATTCAGGTATACTTCTCTCGACAGTTGCCTCTTGTTGCCTGCTCTGTCAAAGTCAGGTGCAGGAAATAGTTGGCCCATATCCTCGCCTGAAAGGCTTAACATCAGATCTTCAACTTCATCTGAGAATTCTTCTACTTGGTTTTCTCAAGAAAATTTTGATTCTGATACAAAAAACTGGAATGGCCTTATTTCAGAAGTATATTCCAGTGAATTTGCAGTTAATTGGTCTAGTGTTCGGAATGTTATGGACATGAATGCTGGCTTTGGAGGGTAAGGAAACTCAGTTTGTTCCTTTATGCAATAGTCTTTTTTTTAACAAGTCATGACATTAATAtatttttcgagaaaacgcaaaggactctttgcgtttcatttcattgaaaagatGAGTAGGTACAATCCTCCTAGGAGGTGGTTGTTACAAGAGTTGTCACCCTATCAGTGAACATCCCAGTTAGTGGGGAGGACTACCCTGAGACCCAATGCGCCAGCTTCTGCCCAGCATTTGGCCTCGGCcttgatcctatctacgagggtgGTAACCGAGGGGCGTGCATTCTCGAAGACGCACTCGTTGCGCTGCTTCCAGATCATCCAGGGGACAAGCATGGCGAAGGATTGCAGGCCTTTCCGTAGCGCATGTGGAGTCTGCCCTTTTGTTCGTTGCCACCAGTCCGCGAGGGTGTGCTCATTGTTTGGCGGTTGTGAAGGTATCCGCGCCCAAGCCAGCACGTCGTGCCAGGTTTGCCGCGAAAACGGGCATTCTAGGAGCAGGTGCCACATCGACTCTGGGGCCTGATCGCAAAGGAGGCATCGTGGATGGTGCTGTAGGCCGCGACGGGCGAGTCTTTCCGCCGTCCAGCACCGGTCCTGGCTGGCCAACCAGTGGAAGAAGTGGACGCGGCGCGGCGCCCAGCTCTTCCAGGTGAGTTTCCAGGAGGGGCATTTAGTGGACCCGTGAAAGGTTGCAGCGTAGCATGACCGTGCTGTATAGGTGCCACTAGCCGTCCATCTCCAGTGCATTCGGTCAGGCCTGTTTGATAGGCTGATGTGCTGCACGGTTTGCCAAATCCTGAGGTATTGGCCAATCTCATGGATCCCTACCACTCCTTGTATGTCACGAGCCCAAGCATTGCCCGCTAGGCCTGCGGCCACCGTTCTTGATTTGCGCCGCCGTTTGGGTATGCATAGATAGAGTGCCGGCGCGAGTTCACGCACGGACTGACCGTTAAGCCATCGGTCGTCCCAGAACAGTGCCGTGTGCCCATCGCCAAGCTCCATGGTCGTCGAAGCAAAGAACAACGCGCGCTCCTCGCGGGTGAACTGGAGGTCGAGGCCTCGCCATGTGCGGTCGTCGTCCGTGTGGGAGAACCACATCAAGCGCAGGCGCAGCACAAGGCCAGCGCGCTCCAGGTCCTGGACCCCCAGTCCGCCGTACTCGAGCGGACGGCATACCCGTCGCCAGTTGACGTGGCAGTGTCCACCATTGGCAACAGCGCGCCCAGCCCACAAGAAGCCGCGCTGGATCTTCTCTAGTTGTCTCAAGGTCTTCTTGGGCGGCGCGAATGCGAGCAGTTGATGTATCGGGATCGCGGCAAGCACTGATTTGACCAAAGCCAGCCGCCCGGTTTTGTTCATGAGCCATGCTTTCCATGAGGGTAGCCGAGCAGCCACCGAATCGACGAGGGGTTGTAGTTGGGCGGCTGAGGGGCGGCGAAGCGTGAGCGGGATGCCGAGGTAAGTGATGGGTAGCTCCGCTTTCACGCATCCCATCTGATCGATGATTGCATCCGCCTCGGGGTCACCATTAAGTGTAGTGGCAGAGCTTTTGGCATAGTTCACGCGGAGGCCGCTTGCTTCACTGAATAGGGCCAGGATCGCGCGGACGGCCTCCACGTCGCCTTGCGTGGCGTGGCAGAACAGCATCACGTCATCGGCGTACAGGGATATTGCCGGGATGTCTCGTCGGGGGTGCAACCGCTGCAAGATGCCGGTGTCGTGGGCGCGGCCAATCAGGCGCCCAAGGATGTCCACGGCGAGCACGAAGAGCTGCGGTGATACGGGGTCGCCTTGGCGCAGCCCACAGCGATGCCAAACTGGCGGTCCCGGCTCTCCATTGATCATGATCCGGGTGCTCGAAGAGGATAGCAAGATCGCGAGCCACTCCGTGAAGCGAGGTCCGAATCCGTACTGGCCAAGGGCCTCGAAGAGGAAGGTCCATGAAAGGGAGTCGAAGGCGCGCGTTAGGTCTAGCTTGAGCATCACCCTCGGGGCCCCAAGTTGGTGCAGCAGCCTCATCGATTGCTTGACGAGGACAAAGTTGTCGTGCAGGCTCCGTCCCGGGATGAAAGCGTTCTGGTTGCGGCTGACCATGTCTCGCAGATGGGGCGCGAGGCGGAGTGATAGCACCTTCGCAAAGATCTTTGCCACATTAATATATTTAGTGCTTCTGCTTGATCCCGTTGAAGATGTTTGCCCTTTGTTTGCTGAATAGTGTAGACTGTTAGTTGGTTTATATTCTGATTATTGATGAACACAGTTAAGGCACTGGATCCAGTACTTGTCATTCCTTATTGAGTACTTATCTTTTGGCTGTAGAAGACAGGAGGATACTGTTGTTTACTTGTTTTCAGgaatgaatttaggaaaaatggtATCTAGTTGATTGTTACTAGATTGTTAAATTAATGACCTATCTTTAAAGCACATACGACATGTTTACATGATTCCTGATTTCCTTTGGCTGGTTGCGTTTGCTTGAAGTATATTTTTTGTTTTCACAGCTCCTAATTTCCTTCAAAATGCTGACCACTCTAGTTACATGTTTTGTTTCATGTTAAGatatttatgaaagttgatctCTTATTCCAGATTTGCAGCATCACTCATTGATCGACCTTTATGGGTGATGAACGTTGTACCCTTTGATCAGCCGGACACTTTGCCGATCATTTTCAACAGAGGTTTGATTGGTGTATATCATGACTGGTGTGAATCTTTTAATACATACCCACGGACCTATGATCTTCTTCACATGAGCTATCTCCTTCAGAGCCTCACAAATAGGTACAATAGCTTGCCTTGAGTCTTGAATAACTGGTACTGTACATTATTATAACATTCTCTTGTATGCTAGTGCAAGCAATCTTAtgcctattttttttgttttaggtGTGATATCATTGAAATAGCAGCGGAAATTGACAGGATACTTAGACCTGGTAGATGGTTTGTATTGCAAGACAATATAGGAATGATTAGAAAAATGGACCGTGTTCTTCGCTCTCTGCATTACAAGACCGCTATTATGAGGCGGCAATTTCTTGTTGCCAGGAAGAGTTTCTGGCGCCCTGACAGTACAGGTTCTTAGTTGCGATGATTCATGCTTCTCCTTCAGATGATTGGTAAACAAGAGTACTCTGACAGCACAGGTTCTTACACGTGGTGATGCCTGCTTTTCCTTCAGATGATTGGTAAACAGGAGATCCCTGACAGAACAAGCTCTTAATCGTTGTGATCCCAGCTTGTCCTTTGGATGATTGGTAAACCAAGTGACCTGATTCTTTGAATTTTGATTGCTTTGATTCTTTGTGTGGCACAGATGACACTCAGGCAACCCCCATGTAAATGATCTTTCTCGATTTGTCTGCAGTTAGTGTGATCTTGCCTTTGATTTTGCTGTGCAGAGGTTTTTTTGTAACATAACTTAAGCCTGTGGCTAGAGTAatctaatataagagcatttagatcactaaactaGACAACTAGTGATCTAAacacttatattagtttacagacgGAGTACTACTGTAGCAAATAGTTTAGTGCTAACAAGTTTGTGGGTGCTGGAACGGGAGCATGTCTTATAGGACCATGCTTCGCTGATTTTGCTTTGCAGCAATAAATTTTATTTCGTCCTTCGAAGTACTCCATCTTGTGCCGTCTATCTTCATGAATCAGGTTGTTGAGCGTGCATTTCAAGACAACTTTCTCTATGTCCAGAACCTCATTCAGAGTCTGCACAGGGCCAAGAAAGGTGCAATCTTCCTGAAGTTGGACATTGCCAAGGCTTTCGACTTCGTCAAATGGGATTGCCTACTTGAGGTGGGTTTTGGTCAGAGATGCCACGATTTAATTGCAATATCGCTTTCCTCCACTTCCTCCCAGGTAATTCAGAATGGCGCACCTGGGCTGCTGCTGTTCTACCACCGACGACGCTTGCAACAAGGCGACCCTCTCTCTCAATTCCTGTTCTTGCTTGCCATTGAACCTCTACAGCGCATCTTCGCGGGCGTCATTGAAGCTGGTATCTTCAAGCCTATCGTGCACATATTGGCCTCCATCGGAGTAAGCCTATATGCCGATGCTGCCGCTCTTTTCTTAAACCCTTACAAACGGGAGATGAAGGCCATCCAATTAATACTTTCGGCATGTGGGTCTCGGCTTTTCACCAACTTAAACAAGTCCTCGGCCTTCCCCATTTGCTGTGATGATCAGCTGATCACTGAGGTGCTCTTAGAGTTTGCTAAAACCATTGATTCCTTGCCCTGTAAATACCTTGGGCTTCCCCTTAGCCTTCGCAAGCTCAGGCGTGCTGA from Triticum aestivum cultivar Chinese Spring chromosome 3B, IWGSC CS RefSeq v2.1, whole genome shotgun sequence includes these protein-coding regions:
- the LOC123071265 gene encoding probable methyltransferase PMT23, which codes for MTISSALSFLSDRKRPIVISVALFILLSSLFLLLSPAPSALPFFFSPTSRFSSSSSFSRGAAPAPPQTPLPASASAPPQTPVPVSASTPPQTPIPVSASAPPQTPNPVSADASPHGTVSGGSSSSAADLPRLETDATADDADTNATQLGHGTLPAAAAQVTTSVDTKEIATGVSGGRGAEWGGVGGGGEEKPVEAPSWGLCVVGKRVEPADYIPCLDNVKAVKALKSIRHMEHRERHCPTEPRPRCLVPLPAGYRLPLPWPRSRDMIWYNNVPHPKLVEYKKDQNWVRKSGNYFVFPGGGTQFKAGVTRYIRFIEQIMPQIKWGTHARTVLDVGCGVASFGGYLLDRNVITMSIAPKDEHEAQIQFALERGIPAFLAVIGTQKLPFPDNSFDVIHCARCRVHWYADGGKPLLELNRVLRPGGYYIWSATPVYRRGKRDEDDWNAMVTLTKSICWRTVVKSKDVNRIGVVIYQKPTSNSCYTERKNNEPPLCSGSNGHSPWYTSLDSCLLLPALSKSGAGNSWPISSPERLNIRSSTSSENSSTWFSQENFDSDTKNWNGLISEVYSSEFAVNWSSVRNVMDMNAGFGGFAASLIDRPLWVMNVVPFDQPDTLPIIFNRGLIGVYHDWCESFNTYPRTYDLLHMSYLLQSLTNRCDIIEIAAEIDRILRPGRWFVLQDNIGMIRKMDRVLRSLHYKTAIMRRQFLVARKSFWRPDSTGS
- the LOC123071270 gene encoding uncharacterized protein; protein product: MNQVVERAFQDNFLYVQNLIQSLHRAKKGAIFLKLDIAKAFDFVKWDCLLEVGFGQRCHDLIAISLSSTSSQVIQNGAPGLLLFYHRRRLQQGDPLSQFLFLLAIEPLQRIFAGVIEAGIFKPIVHILASIGVSLYADAAALFLNPYKREMKAIQLILSACGSRLFTNLNKSSAFPICCDDQLITEVLLEFAKTIDSLPCKYLGLPLSLRKLRRADFKY